A genomic region of Bradyrhizobium sp. ORS 278 contains the following coding sequences:
- a CDS encoding DUF4167 domain-containing protein, with protein MRNGQNNKRMRNRNNGNNNNNRRGQNPLTRVFESNGPDIKIRGTASHVAEKYVQLARDARSSGDPVAAENYYQHAEHYFRLIAAAQEQFRQNQPQPRNTDDLTVDDLDDDGESFSNFGQEPGFVQPQPQAQPFVRDGGQRERGDNQQPYQRDQQQPREHREAREHRQPREHREPREPREHREPRENREAQEHRDREPREHRERPQPAAYQPQPQPVIADSGVDRLPSFITGPQPQIANAPAAFEGGAERYPRRRRRPHGPRPEAAAAAPAPSEDLNPGE; from the coding sequence ATGAGAAACGGTCAGAACAACAAGCGGATGCGCAACCGGAATAACGGCAACAATAATAATAACCGGCGCGGCCAGAATCCGCTGACCAGGGTGTTCGAGTCCAACGGGCCTGACATCAAGATCCGCGGCACTGCCTCTCATGTGGCCGAGAAATACGTCCAGCTTGCCCGCGACGCGCGCTCCTCGGGCGATCCCGTCGCCGCCGAGAACTACTATCAGCATGCCGAGCATTATTTCCGCCTGATCGCCGCGGCTCAGGAGCAGTTCCGCCAGAACCAGCCGCAGCCGCGCAACACCGATGACCTGACCGTCGACGATCTCGATGATGATGGCGAGAGCTTCTCCAATTTCGGCCAGGAGCCGGGTTTCGTTCAGCCCCAGCCGCAGGCTCAGCCTTTCGTGCGCGACGGTGGGCAGCGCGAGCGCGGCGACAATCAGCAGCCCTATCAGCGTGATCAGCAGCAGCCGCGTGAGCACCGCGAAGCCCGCGAGCATCGCCAGCCGCGCGAGCATCGTGAGCCGAGAGAGCCGCGGGAGCATCGCGAACCGCGCGAGAACCGCGAGGCCCAGGAGCATCGCGACCGTGAGCCGCGAGAGCACCGCGAGCGTCCGCAGCCGGCTGCCTATCAGCCGCAACCGCAGCCTGTGATCGCCGACAGCGGCGTCGACCGGCTGCCGTCCTTCATCACCGGTCCGCAGCCGCAGATCGCCAATGCGCCGGCGGCTTTCGAGGGCGGTGCAGAGCGCTATCCCCGGCGTCGCCGCCGTCCGCACGGACCGCGTCCGGAGGCCGCTGCAGCCGCTCCGGCGCCGAGCGAGGATCTCAATCCCGGCGAGTAA
- a CDS encoding class I SAM-dependent methyltransferase, with amino-acid sequence MDVIDLRNFYSGRLGIVARLLINRGIRARWPSAAGQRVLGVGYPTPYLGLFREDSERCIAFMPAAQGVLKWPTARPTLASLVDEFSLPLPDAAVDRILIVHALEMSDDPAGLLREMWRVLAPAGRMIIVIPNRRGIWTRSDNTPFGHGRPYSRSQITQLLRQTWFTPSAWGEALFMPPVGGWFLKSAMAWERVGAALSLPFAGVHIVEATKQVYRVIPARRERIRLIPRLEPVLAPAPSAQGSNLGSNFAAELDPDLASRSSSDD; translated from the coding sequence ATGGACGTGATCGATCTGCGGAATTTCTATTCGGGGCGCCTTGGAATCGTCGCGCGGCTGCTGATCAACCGCGGCATTCGCGCGCGCTGGCCGAGTGCGGCCGGGCAGCGCGTACTCGGCGTCGGCTATCCCACACCCTATCTCGGCCTGTTCCGCGAGGATTCGGAGCGCTGCATCGCCTTCATGCCAGCCGCCCAGGGCGTGCTGAAATGGCCGACGGCGCGGCCCACGCTGGCCTCGCTGGTCGACGAGTTCTCGCTGCCGCTACCGGACGCCGCCGTCGATCGGATCCTGATCGTGCATGCGCTGGAAATGTCCGATGATCCCGCCGGGCTGCTGCGCGAGATGTGGCGGGTGCTGGCGCCGGCGGGGCGGATGATCATCGTGATCCCCAACCGCCGCGGCATCTGGACGCGCAGCGACAACACGCCGTTCGGTCACGGCCGGCCGTATTCGCGCTCCCAGATCACGCAGCTGCTGCGCCAGACCTGGTTCACGCCGAGCGCCTGGGGCGAGGCGTTGTTCATGCCGCCGGTCGGCGGCTGGTTCCTGAAATCGGCAATGGCCTGGGAACGGGTCGGCGCGGCGCTTTCACTCCCCTTTGCCGGGGTTCACATCGTCGAGGCGACCAAGCAGGTCTATCGCGTGATCCCGGCCCGGCGCGAGCGCATCCGGCTGATCCCGCGGCTCGAGCCGGTGCTGGCCCCGGCGCCGTCAGCGCAAGGGTCCAATCTCGGCTCCAATTTCGCGGCCGAGCTCGATCCCGATCTGGCCTCTCGTTCCTCGTCGGACGACTGA
- a CDS encoding cupin domain-containing protein: MTTLLAADIIARLGLQPHPEGGHFRETFRDTAVDETGRAASTLIYFLLARGERSHWHKVDAVETWHYYAGAPLVLRIAREGEGPHTTTLGIDFAAGQQPQAVVPAYAWQAAESTGDWTLVGCTVAPGFDFAGFELAPADWEPV, translated from the coding sequence ATGACCACGCTCCTCGCCGCCGACATCATCGCCCGTCTCGGCCTGCAGCCGCATCCGGAGGGTGGTCACTTCCGCGAGACGTTTCGCGATACGGCGGTGGACGAGACCGGCCGCGCCGCGTCGACGCTGATCTATTTCCTGCTGGCGCGCGGTGAACGCTCGCATTGGCACAAGGTCGATGCGGTCGAGACCTGGCACTACTATGCCGGAGCGCCGCTGGTTCTGCGTATCGCTCGCGAGGGCGAGGGGCCGCACACGACGACGCTGGGAATCGATTTCGCCGCTGGCCAGCAGCCGCAGGCGGTGGTGCCGGCGTACGCCTGGCAGGCCGCCGAGAGCACGGGCGACTGGACCCTGGTCGGCTGCACCGTCGCCCCCGGCTTCGACTTCGCCGGATTCGAGCTGGCGCCCGCGGACTGGGAGCCCGTATAG
- the prmC gene encoding peptide chain release factor N(5)-glutamine methyltransferase — translation MTKIAAGASIDSARRALAARFGDAGLDSPELDARLLVGHALQLDLTGLVMHGKRALSHDDAQRLDALVQRRLAGEPVARILGHKEFWGLELRLSADTLVPRPDTETVVELALDHLSAGGALTRPLRIGDLGTGSGAILLALLSELPRASGVGTDISIAALTTARENARALGLNDRAAFVACSYATALAPPFDLIVSNPPYIPSADIAGLATEVHAHDPLRALDGGGDGLAAYRTLIPQAALLLQTGGAVIVEVGQGQSGDVAGLMTEAGLASDSSAIRADLAGIPRAVMALKKRR, via the coding sequence ATGACCAAGATCGCCGCCGGCGCCAGCATCGATTCGGCGCGACGCGCGCTCGCGGCGCGCTTCGGCGACGCCGGTTTGGACTCGCCCGAGCTCGACGCGCGGCTTCTGGTGGGCCATGCGCTGCAGCTCGATCTGACCGGTCTGGTGATGCACGGCAAGCGCGCCCTCTCCCATGACGATGCGCAACGACTCGACGCACTGGTGCAGCGCCGCCTCGCTGGCGAACCGGTGGCCCGCATCCTCGGGCACAAGGAGTTCTGGGGACTCGAGCTCCGGCTGTCGGCTGACACGCTGGTGCCCCGGCCGGACACCGAGACCGTCGTCGAGCTGGCGCTGGACCACCTCTCCGCCGGCGGCGCGCTGACGCGGCCGCTGCGCATCGGCGATCTCGGCACCGGATCGGGCGCCATCCTCCTGGCCCTGCTGTCCGAGCTGCCGCGGGCCTCCGGCGTCGGGACCGACATCAGCATCGCCGCGCTGACGACGGCACGCGAGAATGCGCGTGCGCTCGGTCTGAACGACCGCGCCGCTTTCGTCGCCTGCTCCTATGCGACCGCGCTCGCGCCGCCGTTCGATCTGATCGTGTCGAATCCGCCCTACATTCCCTCGGCCGACATCGCCGGTCTCGCGACCGAGGTGCACGCTCATGACCCGCTCCGGGCACTTGATGGCGGCGGTGACGGTCTCGCCGCCTATCGCACACTGATCCCACAGGCCGCGCTGCTGCTTCAGACCGGCGGCGCCGTCATCGTCGAGGTCGGTCAGGGCCAGAGCGGCGACGTCGCGGGGCTGATGACCGAGGCCGGTCTGGCGAGCGATTCGTCGGCCATCAGGGCCGATCTCGCCGGTATTCCGAGGGCCGTCATGGCCCTAAAAAAGCGCCGGTAA
- a CDS encoding bifunctional diguanylate cyclase/phosphodiesterase: MPDVRRYIARAGNLFRVPADNPELTRAQFQAFAKQMPLLYFILITNSLALAYTFLPLAPMGLTLAVPALLSAITSVRMVWWLRQGHNVCTDAEALQYLRLTNRIAGPIGALFVVWSFSLFPYGDPFAQGQVAFYMAVTVIGIIFCLMHLRSAALIVTLVVIVPYVIFFMATGVHALRAIAVNQLLVSCAMVTVLFIYYRDFAALVDSRKSLLAEQAATQALSDENFRLANLDSLTDLPNRRRFFSELTNAFAEAERDGTRLAVGIIDLDGFKPVNDTYGHTVGDRVLMEAARRIRDVCERRGAQVHLARLGGDEFGLVVTGNPTDDDLLSLGRDITERIKLPYQFDATHSGLSCSTGFALYPRSATAADALYECADYALYHAKRRARGQAIIFSSELEAEIRSRSVIEHLLRTADFETEMDLAFQPIMDATNSRTTGFEVLARWNSPKLGLVSPASFIPAAERIGVIRSLTRFLLVKALAAARTWPDDIRISFNLSAHDICAPEGVLPLIAVIQASGVPPRRIEFEITETAVAFDFARAEESIAALKALGCGISLDDFGTGYSSLSHVHRLPLDKLKVDRSFVHDVNANPVSHKIIKSLTGLCADMDISCVVEGVETKEQLDSLKRLGADYIQGYYFAEPMPADAISGFLARERQHFADRASVKVAGASA, from the coding sequence CGCGTGCCCGCGGACAATCCCGAGCTGACGCGCGCGCAGTTTCAGGCGTTCGCCAAGCAAATGCCGCTGCTGTATTTCATCCTGATCACCAACAGCCTTGCGCTCGCTTACACGTTCCTGCCGCTGGCCCCGATGGGGCTCACATTGGCCGTGCCGGCACTGCTGTCGGCCATCACCAGCGTCCGCATGGTCTGGTGGTTGCGGCAAGGCCATAACGTCTGCACCGACGCGGAAGCGCTGCAGTATCTACGCCTGACCAACCGCATTGCCGGACCGATCGGCGCGCTGTTCGTCGTCTGGTCGTTCTCACTGTTTCCCTATGGCGATCCGTTCGCCCAGGGGCAGGTGGCGTTCTACATGGCGGTGACGGTGATCGGGATCATCTTCTGCCTGATGCACCTGCGCTCGGCGGCGCTGATCGTCACGCTGGTGGTGATCGTCCCCTATGTCATCTTCTTCATGGCGACCGGCGTCCACGCCCTCCGTGCGATCGCAGTCAATCAGCTGCTCGTCTCCTGCGCGATGGTGACGGTGCTGTTCATCTACTATCGCGACTTCGCCGCGCTCGTCGACAGCCGCAAGTCGCTGCTCGCCGAGCAGGCCGCGACCCAGGCTCTGTCGGACGAGAATTTCCGGCTCGCCAATCTCGATTCCTTGACCGACCTGCCCAACCGCCGCCGCTTCTTTTCGGAGCTCACGAATGCCTTCGCCGAGGCCGAGCGCGACGGCACGCGGCTCGCTGTCGGCATCATCGATCTCGACGGCTTCAAGCCGGTGAACGACACCTACGGGCACACCGTCGGCGACCGCGTCCTGATGGAAGCCGCGCGCCGCATTCGCGACGTCTGCGAGCGCCGTGGCGCACAGGTGCATCTGGCGAGGCTCGGCGGCGACGAGTTCGGCCTGGTCGTGACGGGCAATCCGACCGACGACGATCTGCTCTCGCTCGGGCGTGACATCACCGAGCGGATCAAGCTGCCCTATCAGTTCGATGCGACGCATTCCGGGCTGTCCTGCTCGACCGGGTTTGCGCTCTATCCACGCTCGGCTACGGCGGCCGATGCGCTGTATGAGTGCGCCGACTACGCGCTGTATCACGCCAAGCGCCGCGCGCGCGGACAGGCGATCATCTTCTCCAGCGAGCTGGAGGCGGAGATCCGCAGCCGCAGCGTGATCGAGCATCTGTTGCGTACGGCCGATTTCGAGACCGAGATGGATCTGGCGTTCCAGCCGATCATGGACGCCACCAATTCGCGCACCACCGGCTTCGAGGTCCTGGCGCGCTGGAACAGTCCGAAGCTGGGACTGGTTTCGCCTGCGAGCTTCATTCCGGCGGCCGAGCGGATCGGCGTGATCCGCAGCCTCACTCGCTTCCTGCTGGTGAAGGCCCTGGCGGCAGCCCGGACTTGGCCCGACGACATCCGGATCTCGTTCAATCTTTCGGCGCACGATATCTGCGCGCCCGAAGGGGTGCTGCCGCTGATCGCCGTGATCCAGGCCAGCGGCGTGCCGCCGCGCCGCATCGAGTTTGAGATCACCGAGACTGCCGTCGCGTTCGATTTCGCGCGGGCCGAAGAATCCATCGCGGCCCTGAAGGCGCTCGGATGCGGCATCTCGCTGGACGATTTCGGCACCGGCTACTCGTCGCTCAGCCACGTGCACCGGCTGCCGCTGGACAAGCTCAAGGTCGACCGCAGCTTCGTGCACGACGTCAATGCCAATCCGGTCAGTCACAAGATCATCAAGTCGCTGACCGGCCTTTGCGCGGACATGGACATCTCCTGCGTCGTGGAGGGCGTCGAGACCAAAGAGCAGCTCGACAGCCTGAAGCGTCTCGGAGCCGATTACATCCAGGGCTATTATTTCGCCGAGCCGATGCCGGCCGATGCGATCTCAGGCTTTCTGGCGCGGGAGCGCCAGCACTTCGCCGATCGGGCCAGCGTCAAGGTCGCCGGCGCCAGCGCCTGA
- the gloB gene encoding hydroxyacylglutathione hydrolase has product MAADIRVFTCLSDNFGYLIHDPATGATASVDAPEAGPIVRQLEANGWTLTDILITHHHYDHVGGVAELKQRYGCRVIGPHDRKAAIADVDLRVAHGDVVKVGELLARVLETPGHTLDHVSYVFDADKAVFAADTLFSIGCGRVFEGTYPMMWDSLLKLRTLPDDFRLYCGHEYTASNVKFALTVDPDNEALKARAAEVTRLRAANQPTIPVLLGEEKQANVFLRADDPAIAVRLRMKGASAEEVFGELRERKNKS; this is encoded by the coding sequence ATGGCCGCCGACATCCGCGTCTTCACCTGCCTGTCCGACAATTTCGGCTATCTGATCCACGATCCCGCAACTGGCGCCACGGCCTCGGTCGACGCCCCCGAGGCGGGTCCGATCGTCCGGCAGCTGGAGGCCAACGGCTGGACGCTGACCGACATTCTGATCACCCATCATCACTACGATCATGTCGGCGGCGTTGCCGAGTTGAAGCAGCGCTACGGCTGCCGCGTGATCGGGCCTCATGACAGGAAGGCCGCCATCGCGGATGTCGACCTGCGCGTCGCCCATGGCGATGTCGTCAAGGTCGGCGAGCTCCTGGCGCGCGTGCTGGAGACGCCCGGCCACACGCTCGACCATGTGTCCTACGTGTTCGATGCCGACAAGGCGGTGTTCGCGGCCGATACGCTGTTCTCGATCGGCTGCGGCCGCGTCTTCGAGGGAACCTATCCGATGATGTGGGATTCGCTGCTGAAGCTGCGAACCCTGCCCGACGATTTCAGGCTGTATTGCGGCCACGAATACACGGCGTCGAACGTCAAGTTCGCGCTCACCGTCGATCCGGACAATGAGGCGCTGAAGGCGCGTGCCGCCGAGGTGACGCGGCTGCGCGCGGCGAATCAGCCCACCATCCCCGTGCTGCTCGGCGAGGAGAAGCAAGCCAACGTGTTTCTGCGCGCCGATGACCCGGCGATCGCCGTGCGGCTCCGCATGAAGGGAGCGAGCGCCGAGGAGGTGTTCGGCGAGCTGCGCGAGCGCAAGAACAAGTCGTAA